The Streptomyces sp. NBC_00344 genome includes a window with the following:
- the gyrB gene encoding DNA topoisomerase (ATP-hydrolyzing) subunit B encodes MLCQKGRFVADSGNPNQITPSTVGENGEVTNSYDASAITVLEGLDAVRKRPGMYIGSTGERGLHHLVQEVVDNSVDEALAGHADTIDVTILADGGVRVIDNGRGIPVDIVPSENKPAVEVVLTVLHAGGKFGGGGYAVSGGLHGVGVSVVNALSAKVAVEVKRDGYRWTQDYKLGVPTAPLARGEATDDSGTTVTFWADGDIFETTEYSFETLARRFQEMAFLNKGLTLTLTDERESAKATAGADTAEEAAEEEQVRSVTYHYEGGIVDFVKYLNSRKGELIHPTVIDVEAEDKERLLSAEIAMQWNSQYSEGVYSFANTIHTHEGGTHEEGFRAALTGLVNRYARDKKLLREKDDNLSGEDIREGLTAIISVKLGDPQFEGQTKTKLGNTEAKTFVQKVVYEHLTDWFDRNPNEAVDIIRKAIQAQTARVAARKARDLTRRKGLLESASLPGKLSDCQSNDPTKCEIFIVEGDSAGGSAKSGRNPMYQAILPIRGKILNVEKARIDKILQNTEVQALISAFGTGVHEDFDIEKLRYHKIILMADADVDGQHINTLLLTFLFRFMRPLVEAGHVYLSRPPLFKIKWGRDDFEYAYSDRERDALVELGKQNGKRVRDDSIQRFKGLGEMNAEELRITTMDTDHRVLGQVTLDDAAQADDLFSVLMGEDVEARRSFIQRNAKDVRFLDI; translated from the coding sequence GTGCTGTGCCAGAAAGGGCGCTTCGTGGCCGATTCCGGCAACCCCAACCAGATCACTCCGTCCACAGTCGGCGAGAACGGCGAGGTCACCAACTCGTACGACGCCAGCGCGATCACCGTCCTCGAGGGTCTGGACGCGGTCCGCAAGCGACCCGGCATGTACATCGGCTCGACCGGTGAGCGTGGACTCCACCACTTGGTGCAAGAGGTCGTCGACAACTCCGTCGACGAGGCTTTGGCCGGGCACGCTGACACGATCGACGTCACGATCCTGGCCGACGGCGGCGTGCGCGTGATCGACAACGGCCGCGGTATCCCGGTCGACATCGTTCCGTCGGAGAACAAGCCGGCCGTCGAGGTCGTACTGACCGTGCTGCACGCCGGCGGTAAATTCGGCGGCGGTGGCTACGCAGTCTCCGGTGGTCTGCACGGCGTGGGTGTCTCCGTGGTCAACGCCCTGTCGGCGAAGGTCGCGGTCGAGGTCAAGCGTGACGGCTACCGCTGGACACAGGACTACAAGCTCGGAGTGCCGACGGCGCCGCTGGCTCGCGGTGAGGCCACGGACGACAGCGGCACCACCGTCACCTTCTGGGCCGACGGTGACATCTTCGAGACGACCGAGTACTCCTTCGAGACGCTGGCGCGGCGCTTCCAGGAGATGGCCTTCCTGAACAAGGGCCTCACCCTGACGCTGACGGATGAGCGGGAGTCCGCCAAGGCGACCGCGGGTGCGGACACGGCCGAGGAGGCTGCTGAAGAAGAGCAGGTCCGCTCGGTCACGTACCACTACGAGGGCGGCATCGTCGACTTCGTGAAGTACCTGAACTCACGCAAGGGTGAGCTGATTCACCCGACAGTGATCGATGTCGAGGCCGAGGACAAGGAGCGACTCCTCTCGGCCGAGATCGCGATGCAGTGGAACTCGCAGTACAGCGAGGGTGTGTACTCCTTCGCGAACACGATCCACACGCATGAGGGCGGCACGCACGAGGAGGGCTTCAGGGCCGCGCTGACGGGCCTGGTCAACCGCTACGCGCGCGACAAGAAGCTGCTGCGGGAGAAGGACGACAACCTCTCTGGCGAGGACATCCGCGAGGGTCTGACGGCGATCATCTCGGTGAAGCTGGGCGACCCGCAGTTCGAGGGACAGACGAAGACCAAGCTGGGCAACACGGAGGCGAAGACCTTCGTGCAGAAGGTCGTCTACGAGCACCTCACGGACTGGTTCGACCGGAACCCGAACGAGGCCGTGGACATCATCCGCAAGGCCATTCAGGCACAGACGGCGCGAGTCGCCGCCCGTAAGGCGCGTGACCTCACCCGGCGCAAGGGTCTGCTGGAGAGCGCCTCGCTGCCGGGCAAGCTGTCCGACTGCCAGTCGAACGACCCGACGAAGTGCGAGATCTTCATCGTCGAGGGTGACTCCGCCGGCGGTTCGGCGAAGTCCGGGCGTAACCCGATGTACCAGGCCATCCTGCCTATCCGCGGCAAGATCCTCAACGTCGAGAAGGCGCGGATCGACAAGATCCTCCAGAACACCGAGGTGCAGGCACTGATCTCGGCGTTCGGTACCGGGGTCCATGAGGACTTCGACATCGAGAAGCTCCGCTATCACAAGATCATCCTGATGGCGGACGCCGACGTCGACGGTCAGCACATCAATACTCTGCTGCTGACCTTCCTCTTCCGCTTCATGCGGCCACTGGTCGAGGCCGGGCACGTGTATCTGTCGCGTCCTCCCCTGTTCAAGATCAAGTGGGGACGTGACGACTTCGAGTACGCGTACTCGGATCGCGAGCGGGATGCCCTGGTCGAGCTGGGCAAGCAGAACGGCAAGCGCGTCAGGGACGACTCGATCCAGCGCTTCAAGGGCCTCGGTGAGATGAACGCCGAGGAACTGCGCATCACGACGATGGACACGGACCACCGCGTGCTCGGACAGGTGACCCTGGACGACGCGGCGCAGGCCGACGATCTGTTCTCGGTGCTGATGGGTGAGGACGTCGAGGCGCGGCGCTCGTTCATCCAGCGCAACGCCAAGGACGTTCGGTTCCTCGACATCTGA
- a CDS encoding DUF721 domain-containing protein codes for MSGSAGDSGAARGSVGGSADSRGAGEGREFEGPEAPKVPESSGIDLARVALRAAKEQAKARGAAAQQKKQAKRGGLRSGARADGRDPLPLGAAINRLITERGWEAPAAVGGVMGRWPQIVGEDLAKHCVPQRYDEDACVLTVQCDSTAWATQLRLLAAQLVARLNADLGQGTVKLIKVLGPGGPPRRYGPLRAPGSKGPGDTYG; via the coding sequence ATGAGCGGGTCGGCGGGGGATTCCGGCGCTGCCCGTGGTTCTGTGGGCGGCTCTGCAGACTCGCGTGGTGCCGGGGAAGGCCGAGAGTTCGAAGGTCCGGAAGCCCCCAAGGTTCCGGAGTCGTCGGGGATCGATCTTGCACGGGTCGCCTTGCGCGCAGCGAAGGAGCAGGCAAAGGCGCGCGGCGCGGCGGCGCAACAGAAGAAGCAGGCCAAGCGGGGCGGCCTGCGGTCCGGTGCGCGTGCCGACGGGCGTGATCCGCTTCCGCTGGGTGCCGCGATCAATCGGTTGATCACCGAGCGCGGCTGGGAGGCACCCGCGGCGGTGGGCGGAGTGATGGGGCGCTGGCCGCAGATCGTGGGCGAGGACCTGGCCAAGCACTGCGTTCCTCAGCGTTATGACGAAGACGCGTGTGTGCTGACGGTTCAATGCGATTCGACGGCCTGGGCGACTCAGCTGCGGCTGCTGGCGGCTCAGCTGGTGGCCCGGCTCAACGCGGACCTGGGGCAGGGCACAGTCAAATTGATCAAGGTTTTGGGGCCTGGAGGTCCGCCGCGGAGATACGGGCCGTTGCGAGCGCCAGGCAGCAAGGGTCCGGGTGACACATACGGCTGA
- the recF gene encoding DNA replication/repair protein RecF (All proteins in this family for which functions are known are DNA-binding proteins that assist the filamentation of RecA onto DNA for the initiation of recombination or recombinational repair.) encodes MHVTHLSLADFRSYARVEVPLDPGVTAFLGANGQGKTNLVEAVGYLATLGSHRVSSDAPLVRMGAERAVIRAAVTQGQRSQLVELELNPGRANRARINRSSQVKPRDVLGIVRTVLFAPEDLALVKGDPGERRRFLDELVTARSPRMAGVRSDYERVLKQRNTLLKSAAMARRHGGRSMDMSTLDVWDQHLGRVGAELLAQRLDLVGTLQPLADKAYEQVAPGGGPVVLEYRSSLGEEIEAARSRDELYEQLLVALAGVRKQEVERGVTLVGPHRDDLVLKLGRLPAKGYASHGESWSYALALRLASYDLLRAEGNEPVLVLDDVFAELDVRRRERLAELVAPGEQVLVTAAVSDDVPGVLAGTRYAVSEGVVERV; translated from the coding sequence ATGCACGTCACGCATCTGTCGCTGGCTGACTTCCGCTCGTACGCCCGGGTCGAGGTGCCTCTCGACCCGGGCGTCACTGCGTTCTTGGGCGCCAATGGCCAGGGGAAGACGAATCTCGTCGAAGCCGTCGGCTACTTGGCGACGCTTGGCAGCCACCGAGTCTCATCCGATGCGCCTTTGGTACGGATGGGAGCCGAGCGGGCGGTCATCCGTGCTGCTGTCACCCAGGGCCAGCGTTCACAACTGGTGGAACTCGAACTCAATCCGGGTCGCGCCAACCGCGCCCGGATCAACAGGTCTTCGCAGGTCAAGCCGCGTGATGTCCTGGGGATCGTCAGGACGGTGCTGTTCGCCCCGGAGGATCTTGCTCTGGTCAAGGGTGATCCTGGTGAGCGGCGACGTTTTCTTGATGAGCTGGTCACCGCGCGATCACCTCGGATGGCTGGGGTGCGCTCCGACTACGAGCGGGTTCTGAAGCAGCGCAACACCCTGCTGAAGTCCGCGGCAATGGCACGCCGGCACGGCGGCCGATCGATGGATATGTCCACGTTGGATGTGTGGGATCAGCATCTCGGGCGAGTCGGAGCAGAGCTGCTGGCTCAGCGCCTGGACCTGGTCGGGACTCTGCAGCCGCTTGCGGACAAGGCGTATGAACAGGTGGCGCCCGGTGGTGGTCCGGTCGTACTGGAGTACCGCAGCTCCCTGGGCGAGGAAATCGAGGCAGCTCGGTCGCGCGATGAGCTGTATGAACAGCTGCTTGTGGCGTTGGCCGGGGTCCGTAAGCAGGAGGTCGAGCGGGGTGTGACGTTGGTAGGCCCGCACCGTGATGATCTCGTACTGAAGCTGGGTCGGCTGCCCGCCAAGGGCTATGCAAGCCATGGGGAGTCCTGGTCGTATGCGCTGGCGCTGCGACTGGCCTCCTACGACCTGCTGAGGGCCGAAGGCAATGAGCCGGTGCTGGTGCTCGACGATGTATTCGCTGAGCTGGATGTGCGGCGCCGTGAGCGGCTCGCCGAGCTGGTCGCTCCTGGTGAGCAGGTTCTGGTGACCGCGGCCGTCAGTGATGATGTGCCAGGGGTACTCGCGGGGACTCGGTACGCCGTCTCCGAGGGCGTGGTGGAGCGCGTATGA
- the gnd gene encoding phosphogluconate dehydrogenase (NAD(+)-dependent, decarboxylating): MELGLVGLGKMGGNMRERIRRAGHTVIGYDRNPDVADVHSLEELVGKLKGPRVVWVMVPAGAATQSTVDELAELLSPGDIVVDGGNSRWTEDEKHAVELGLKGIGFVDCGVSGGVWGLENGYALMYGGDSENVAKVQPIFDALKPEGEFGSVHAGKVGAGHFAKMVHNGIEYAMMQAYAEGWELLEKVSSVTDVREVFRSWQEGTVIRSWLLDLAVNALDDDEHLDQLRGFAADSGEGRWTVEAAIDNAVPLPAITASLFARFASRQDDSPQMKMIAALRNQFGGHAVENKK; the protein is encoded by the coding sequence ATGGAGCTCGGTCTCGTCGGCCTCGGCAAAATGGGCGGGAACATGCGCGAGCGCATCCGCCGCGCTGGTCACACCGTCATCGGTTACGACCGGAATCCGGACGTCGCCGATGTCCACAGCTTGGAAGAGCTTGTGGGCAAGCTCAAGGGCCCCCGTGTTGTGTGGGTCATGGTCCCGGCAGGTGCCGCGACCCAGTCCACGGTCGATGAGCTCGCCGAGCTGCTTTCCCCCGGCGACATCGTGGTGGACGGCGGTAACTCCCGTTGGACCGAAGACGAGAAGCACGCCGTCGAGCTGGGCCTCAAGGGCATCGGCTTCGTCGACTGCGGTGTCTCCGGCGGCGTCTGGGGCCTCGAAAACGGCTATGCGCTGATGTACGGCGGTGACTCGGAGAACGTTGCCAAGGTGCAGCCGATCTTTGACGCGCTCAAGCCTGAGGGCGAGTTCGGCTCGGTCCACGCAGGCAAGGTCGGCGCCGGCCACTTCGCGAAGATGGTCCACAACGGCATCGAGTACGCCATGATGCAGGCCTATGCCGAGGGCTGGGAGCTGCTGGAGAAGGTCAGCTCGGTCACCGATGTGCGCGAGGTGTTCCGGTCCTGGCAGGAGGGGACGGTCATCCGTTCCTGGCTGCTCGATCTGGCCGTCAACGCGTTGGACGACGATGAGCACTTGGACCAGCTCCGTGGGTTCGCCGCCGACTCCGGTGAGGGCCGCTGGACCGTCGAGGCCGCGATCGACAACGCGGTGCCGTTGCCCGCTATCACCGCGTCCCTCTTCGCGCGTTTCGCTTCGCGGCAGGACGACTCCCCGCAGATGAAGATGATTGCTGCGCTGCGCAACCAGTTCGGCGGCCACGCGGTCGAGAACAAGAAGTAA
- the dnaN gene encoding DNA polymerase III subunit beta produces the protein MKIRVERDVLAEAVAWTARSLPARPPVPVLAGLLMKAEEGALSLSGFDYEVSARVSVDAEVEEDGTVLVSGRLLADICRALPNRPVEISTDGVRATVACGSSRFTLHTLPVEEYPALPQMPTATGTVPGEVFASAAAQVAIAAGRDDTLPVLTGVRIEIEGDRVTLASTDRYRFAVREFLWKPEDPEASAVALVPAKTLLDTAKSLTSGDTVTLALSGSGSGEGLIGFEGAGRRTTTRLLEGDLPKYRTLFPTEFNSIAVIETAPFVEAVKRVSLVAERNTPVRLSFEQGVLILEAGSSDDAQAVERVDAKLEGDDISIAFNPTFLLDGLSAIDSPAAQLSFTTSTKPALLSGRPAMDAEADDAYKYLIMPVRLSG, from the coding sequence GTGAAGATCCGGGTGGAGCGCGATGTACTCGCGGAGGCGGTGGCCTGGACGGCCCGTAGCCTTCCGGCCCGTCCGCCGGTGCCCGTTCTCGCGGGCCTTCTGATGAAGGCCGAGGAGGGCGCATTGAGCCTCTCCGGCTTCGACTACGAGGTCTCGGCTCGGGTGTCCGTCGATGCCGAGGTCGAGGAGGACGGCACCGTCTTGGTCTCCGGCCGGCTGCTCGCCGATATCTGCCGGGCACTGCCCAACCGTCCTGTGGAGATCTCCACAGACGGTGTACGGGCGACGGTGGCCTGCGGTTCCTCACGGTTCACACTCCACACGCTGCCTGTGGAGGAGTACCCGGCTCTGCCTCAGATGCCCACAGCGACCGGTACCGTGCCCGGCGAGGTCTTCGCGTCTGCTGCGGCCCAGGTGGCCATTGCCGCGGGCCGTGACGACACCCTGCCCGTCCTCACCGGTGTGCGTATCGAGATCGAGGGCGACCGGGTCACGCTGGCCTCCACCGACCGCTACCGCTTCGCCGTCCGCGAGTTCCTTTGGAAGCCGGAGGACCCCGAGGCCTCCGCGGTGGCCTTGGTGCCCGCCAAAACACTCCTGGACACTGCCAAGTCGTTGACCAGTGGCGACACGGTCACCCTGGCACTGTCAGGGTCCGGCTCCGGTGAAGGGCTGATCGGCTTTGAAGGTGCGGGGCGGCGTACGACCACGCGGCTGCTGGAGGGGGACCTCCCGAAATACCGCACACTCTTCCCGACCGAGTTCAACTCGATCGCTGTGATCGAGACTGCTCCGTTCGTCGAGGCTGTGAAGCGTGTGTCGCTGGTAGCCGAGCGGAACACTCCGGTGCGGCTCAGTTTCGAGCAGGGCGTGCTGATCCTTGAGGCCGGGTCCAGCGACGATGCACAGGCTGTGGAACGGGTCGACGCGAAGCTCGAAGGGGACGACATCTCGATCGCCTTCAACCCGACCTTCCTGTTGGACGGGCTCAGCGCGATCGACTCCCCGGCCGCTCAGCTCTCCTTCACGACGTCCACAAAGCCGGCCCTGCTCAGCGGCCGCCCCGCCATGGATGCTGAGGCCGATGACGCGTACAAGTACCTGATCATGCCGGTGCGCCTGTCGGGCTGA
- the dnaA gene encoding chromosomal replication initiator protein DnaA, with amino-acid sequence MADVPADLAAVWPRVLERLLGEGQQNIEPKDKQWIERCQPLALVADTALLAVPNEWGKRVLEGRLAPLISETLSHECGRPIRIAITVDDTVGDPSQPAPPAQTQQQHQSHQQPRYQHPQHDEPRHADTYDGYGHRPSDDGMPTARPAYPDYQQQRPDPGAWPRPHEDLSWQQPRLGGFQEREPYTGPRTQQPQHDYRQQPDRQNYEQQRPERHDLRDPQSSQRHLPTPSGAPGPLAAQPAPAAGPGEPQARLNPKYLFDTFVIGASNRFAHAAAVAVAEAPAKAYNPLFIYGESGLGKTHLLHAIGHYARSLYPGTRVRYVSSEEFTNEFINSIRDGKGDTFRKRYRDVDILLVDDIQFLASKESTQEEFFHTFNTLHNANKQIVLSSDRPPKQLVTLEDRLRNRFEWGLTTDVQPPELETRIAILRKKAVQEQLNAPPEVLEFIASRISRNIRELEGALIRVTAFASLNRQPVDLGLTEIVLKDLIPGGEDAAPEITASAIMAATADYFGLTIEDLCGSSRSRVLVTARQIAMYLCRELTDLSLPKIGAQFGGRDHTTVMHADRKIRALMAERRSIYNQVTELTNRIKNG; translated from the coding sequence GTGGCTGACGTACCTGCCGATCTTGCCGCAGTGTGGCCGCGAGTCCTCGAACGTCTCCTCGGGGAAGGCCAGCAAAACATCGAGCCCAAGGACAAGCAGTGGATCGAACGCTGTCAGCCCCTGGCGCTCGTGGCGGACACCGCACTGCTCGCCGTCCCCAACGAATGGGGGAAGCGTGTTCTTGAAGGAAGGCTCGCCCCTCTCATCAGTGAGACGCTGAGCCATGAGTGCGGCCGCCCGATCCGTATCGCGATCACTGTCGACGACACGGTGGGGGACCCCTCCCAGCCGGCTCCGCCCGCCCAGACGCAACAGCAGCACCAGTCGCACCAGCAGCCGCGCTACCAGCACCCTCAGCATGACGAGCCGCGGCACGCCGACACCTATGACGGGTATGGCCACCGTCCCTCCGACGACGGCATGCCGACTGCCCGGCCGGCCTACCCGGACTATCAGCAGCAGCGCCCCGATCCCGGAGCCTGGCCCCGTCCGCACGAGGATCTCTCCTGGCAGCAGCCACGACTCGGCGGCTTCCAGGAGCGCGAGCCGTACACCGGTCCCCGGACGCAGCAACCCCAGCACGATTACCGGCAGCAGCCGGACCGCCAGAACTACGAGCAGCAGCGGCCCGAGCGGCATGACCTCCGGGATCCTCAGTCCTCGCAGCGGCACCTGCCCACCCCCAGCGGCGCCCCCGGTCCGCTAGCCGCCCAACCCGCTCCCGCGGCTGGGCCCGGTGAGCCGCAGGCTCGGCTGAACCCGAAGTACCTCTTCGACACCTTCGTGATCGGCGCTTCGAACCGGTTTGCACACGCAGCCGCGGTCGCAGTCGCCGAAGCCCCGGCGAAGGCGTACAACCCCTTGTTCATCTACGGGGAGTCCGGACTCGGCAAGACTCATCTGCTGCACGCCATCGGGCACTACGCGCGCAGCCTCTACCCAGGCACCCGCGTGCGCTATGTGAGCTCCGAGGAGTTCACCAATGAGTTCATCAACTCGATCCGCGACGGCAAGGGCGACACCTTCCGCAAGCGCTACCGCGACGTCGACATCCTCCTCGTTGACGACATCCAGTTCCTTGCCAGCAAGGAGTCGACACAGGAGGAGTTCTTCCACACCTTCAACACGCTGCACAACGCAAACAAGCAGATCGTGCTGTCGTCCGACCGGCCCCCCAAGCAACTGGTCACCCTGGAGGACCGCCTGCGGAACCGGTTCGAGTGGGGCCTGACCACCGACGTACAGCCGCCGGAGCTCGAGACGCGTATCGCGATCCTCCGCAAGAAGGCCGTGCAGGAGCAGCTCAATGCCCCGCCGGAGGTGCTCGAGTTCATCGCATCCCGGATCTCCCGCAACATCCGCGAACTGGAGGGAGCGCTGATCCGGGTCACGGCGTTCGCCTCGCTGAACAGGCAGCCGGTGGACCTCGGGCTCACCGAGATCGTGCTGAAGGACCTGATCCCGGGCGGCGAGGACGCGGCACCCGAGATCACGGCGAGCGCCATCATGGCGGCGACCGCGGACTACTTCGGTCTGACCATCGAAGACCTCTGCGGGTCGTCACGCAGCCGGGTGCTGGTGACCGCACGGCAGATCGCGATGTACCTGTGCCGTGAACTCACGGACCTCTCCCTGCCCAAGATCGGTGCGCAGTTCGGCGGCCGGGACCATACGACTGTGATGCACGCGGATCGCAAGATCCGCGCTCTGATGGCCGAGCGGCGGTCCATTTACAACCAGGTCACCGAGCTCACCAACCGCATCAAGAACGGCTGA
- the rpmH gene encoding 50S ribosomal protein L34: MSKRTFQPNNRRRAKTHGFRLRMRTRAGRAILATRRGKGRSRLSA; this comes from the coding sequence GTGAGCAAGCGCACCTTCCAGCCGAACAACCGTCGTCGTGCCAAGACCCACGGCTTCCGTCTGCGTATGCGTACGCGTGCCGGCCGCGCAATCCTGGCGACCCGCCGTGGCAAGGGTCGCTCCCGTCTGTCCGCCTGA
- the rnpA gene encoding ribonuclease P protein component — protein MLPTENRLRRREDFAAAVRRGRRAGRPLLVVHLRSGTTDPHVPGESTPPTRAGFVVSKAVGGAVVRTAVKRKLRHLVRDRLLQLPPGSLVVVRALPGAGVADHAQLARDLDAALERLLGGGAR, from the coding sequence GTGCTGCCTACCGAGAATCGGCTGAGGCGGCGCGAGGACTTCGCGGCCGCAGTTCGACGAGGACGCCGGGCCGGGCGTCCGCTACTCGTCGTCCATCTACGCAGCGGTACAACGGACCCGCATGTGCCTGGGGAGAGCACTCCCCCGACACGTGCGGGTTTCGTCGTGAGCAAAGCAGTGGGCGGAGCGGTCGTACGCACGGCTGTGAAGCGGAAGCTTCGGCATCTGGTCCGCGATCGCCTGCTTCAGCTGCCCCCCGGTAGCCTGGTTGTCGTACGGGCGCTGCCCGGAGCGGGTGTCGCCGACCATGCACAGCTGGCCCGAGACCTGGACGCCGCACTGGAGCGGCTACTGGGAGGGGGCGCGCGATGA
- the yidD gene encoding membrane protein insertion efficiency factor YidD: MKYPLLALIKLYQWTISPLLGPVCRYYPSCSHYGYTAIDRHGAVKGTALTAWRILRCNPWSPGGVDHVPPRKRPRWHELLRHAWRTSKGGHSGQETGPAAETSPNAQGA; this comes from the coding sequence ATGAAGTACCCGCTGCTGGCTCTCATCAAGCTGTACCAGTGGACAATCAGCCCGCTCCTGGGCCCTGTCTGCAGGTACTACCCGTCGTGTTCCCACTATGGATATACGGCTATCGACCGGCATGGCGCGGTGAAGGGCACGGCGCTGACGGCCTGGCGCATTCTGCGGTGCAATCCGTGGTCGCCAGGTGGCGTGGATCACGTTCCGCCGCGCAAACGTCCGCGTTGGCACGAACTGTTGCGTCATGCGTGGCGGACAAGCAAGGGCGGGCACTCCGGTCAGGAGACCGGCCCGGCCGCAGAGACCTCGCCCAATGCTCAAGGAGCCTGA
- the yidC gene encoding membrane protein insertase YidC, with product MDTLASLFSFITTPVSWVIVQFHSLYGAIFGPDTGWAWGLSIVSLVVLIRICLIPLFVKQIKSTRGMQALQPKMKAIQERYKNDKQRQSEEMMKLYKETGTNPLSSCLPILAQSPFFFALYHVLAGIANGKTIGVIDQPLLESARKAHIFGAPLAAKFLESSEKVASLGATLTDVRIVTAVMIVLMSASQFYTQRQLMTKNVDMSVKTPFMQQQKMLMYVFPLMFAVMGINFPVGVLVYWLTTNVWTMGQQMFVIHRNPTPGSQAQAGLLERVQKHLVTHGSTRTRHQRTIVKGIAAKETKDRNDAERKFITTLSKAGLVANVDGTVEKSDAAVAAEAEGVSLADAVPKRQQPKRQTKAKRQTSAAHPGGAKSAEADAEGEVAETAERTSLEKQDEPQDAKPKQNAKSASGSTARQAKSGQRKGQQRPKHPSKK from the coding sequence GTGGACACGCTTGCCAGTCTGTTCAGCTTTATCACCACCCCAGTGTCCTGGGTCATCGTCCAGTTCCACTCCCTGTACGGCGCGATCTTTGGCCCGGACACCGGCTGGGCCTGGGGCCTGTCCATCGTGTCGCTGGTGGTCCTGATCCGGATCTGTCTGATCCCGCTCTTCGTGAAGCAGATCAAGTCGACCCGTGGCATGCAGGCGCTCCAGCCGAAGATGAAGGCGATCCAGGAGCGCTACAAGAACGACAAGCAGCGACAGTCCGAAGAGATGATGAAGCTGTACAAGGAGACGGGCACCAACCCGCTCTCCTCGTGTCTTCCGATCCTCGCGCAGTCGCCGTTCTTCTTCGCGCTTTACCACGTGCTGGCAGGCATCGCCAATGGCAAGACGATTGGCGTCATCGATCAGCCGTTGCTCGAGAGCGCACGTAAGGCCCACATCTTCGGCGCCCCGCTTGCGGCGAAGTTCTTGGAGAGTTCCGAGAAGGTCGCATCGCTCGGCGCCACACTGACCGACGTTCGCATCGTCACCGCGGTCATGATCGTCCTGATGTCGGCGTCGCAGTTCTACACACAGCGCCAGCTGATGACGAAGAACGTCGACATGTCCGTCAAGACGCCGTTCATGCAGCAGCAGAAGATGCTGATGTACGTGTTCCCGCTCATGTTCGCCGTGATGGGTATCAACTTCCCGGTCGGTGTGCTCGTCTACTGGCTGACCACCAACGTGTGGACCATGGGCCAGCAGATGTTCGTGATCCACCGCAATCCGACCCCGGGCAGTCAGGCCCAGGCGGGGTTGCTGGAGCGGGTCCAGAAGCACCTCGTCACGCACGGCTCCACGCGTACACGTCATCAGCGCACCATCGTCAAGGGCATCGCGGCCAAGGAGACGAAGGACCGCAACGATGCCGAGCGCAAGTTCATCACCACCTTGAGCAAGGCCGGCCTGGTCGCCAACGTCGATGGCACGGTGGAGAAGAGCGATGCCGCTGTCGCTGCCGAGGCGGAGGGCGTGAGCCTTGCAGATGCTGTTCCCAAGCGCCAGCAGCCCAAGCGCCAGACCAAAGCAAAGCGCCAGACGAGTGCCGCGCACCCAGGGGGAGCGAAGTCTGCGGAGGCGGATGCAGAGGGCGAGGTCGCTGAAACCGCCGAGAGGACCTCGTTGGAGAAGCAGGACGAGCCGCAGGATGCCAAGCCCAAGCAGAACGCCAAATCTGCCTCCGGTAGTACTGCACGCCAAGCCAAATCAGGTCAGCGCAAGGGCCAGCAGCGTCCCAAGCACCCGTCCAAGAAGTAA
- a CDS encoding Jag family protein, which translates to MTEGTTTTSAAAEGDTLSHLEQEGEIAADYLEGLLDIADLDGDIDMDVEADRAAVSIISDTGSHDIQKLVGREGEVLEALQELTRLAVHRETGDRSRLMLDIAGFRAKKREELATLGAKAADRVRSSGEPVKLDPMTPFERKVVHDAVAAAGLRSESEGEEPQRFVVVLPA; encoded by the coding sequence GTGACGGAAGGCACCACCACCACCTCCGCCGCCGCTGAGGGCGACACACTGAGCCACCTCGAGCAGGAGGGCGAGATCGCCGCGGACTACCTCGAGGGACTGCTCGATATCGCTGACCTCGACGGCGATATCGACATGGATGTAGAGGCCGACAGGGCGGCGGTATCGATCATCAGCGATACCGGCAGCCACGACATCCAGAAGCTTGTGGGCAGGGAGGGCGAGGTGCTCGAGGCTCTCCAGGAGCTCACCCGGCTTGCGGTGCACCGTGAGACCGGGGACCGCAGCCGTCTGATGCTGGACATCGCTGGGTTCCGGGCGAAGAAGCGCGAGGAACTTGCCACACTGGGAGCCAAGGCTGCCGATAGGGTGAGGAGCTCCGGCGAGCCTGTGAAGCTCGATCCGATGACTCCCTTCGAGCGCAAGGTTGTGCACGATGCGGTCGCCGCCGCGGGCCTGCGCAGTGAGTCGGAGGGCGAGGAGCCGCAGCGCTTCGTCGTCGTTCTTCCGGCTTGA